From Taeniopygia guttata chromosome 3, bTaeGut7.mat, whole genome shotgun sequence:
TGCAACAGGTCAGTTCTGCTACAGGAGCCCGCCGTTTATTTCACCCCTTCATCCTCTCGCTGCTTCTGGGAGGCTGGAGCGGGTGATGCCCGGGCACGGGGATGGGAAGCGGGGCCAGTCAGCACTGCCACGCTGAGTCCTCAGGCATCCTCCGCCGCCCATCCCCGGGGCGGCAGACTGCCAGCCTGCGATGCCGCGACGGGCCCGAAGGCgcggggaggagggaagggctcGGGACGGAGAGAGCTCCGTGGCCGCGTGCGTTTCCCCGGAGCAGCGGGAAATTCCGACAGTGGGGCGGGTAACCCGTTTCTCGCAGGGGCTTTTTCGCCGGGGGAAGCGAGGTGCAGCGCCAGAATTAACCTGTCTCCGGCGCACAGCAATTGCCTGCATCTGCGGAGGCTCGACAGCCGAGAGCACCCTTCTGGTTTCCCCTGTGCCTCTCTCGGCCGTGACCTGTTGGATCTCTCGCTGAAAACTTTCCCTACCGGCGGAGAGAGAGCAGCGGCCCCTCCGCCAAACACGACTTCGATCTCTTATTAGGAGCTTGCCACTTGATTATCCCTTGTTTTTCGCACAGGATTCGGGGGGCTTTAGGCACACGAGGAGCGCATAGGAAGGACTTGCCCGGACTCcaagagctgggacagctgccgAGGCTCATCTCCACCACACCAGTGGGCTCCGTCTGGGCTTCCCCTTACCCGCGGGATCTGAAGGTCCCCCCACGCCGCGGGGACGCTGCCCGCTgacctttctctttcccttgcaGCATGGCCCTCGAGAGGCTCGGGGAAGCGCTGCGCGGCATGCCCCCGTTGCAAAGCtccctcctgcttctcctctgcCTGCTCGCCGCCATCCACCTGGgcaagctcctcctgcagcatcagcAGCGCCGGCGGCAAGGCCAGCGCCGGGCACCGCCGGGCCCTTTCCCCTGGCCCCTGATCGGCAACGCGGCGCAGCTGGGCAGCGCCCCGCACCTCTCCTTCGCCCGGCTGGCCAGCACCTACGGCGCCGTGTTCCAGCTGCGCCTGGGGCGCTGGCCCGTGGTGGTGCTGAACGGGGAGCGCGCCATCCGCCAGGCCCTCGTCCGCCAGGGGGCCGCCTTCGCGGGCCGCCCGCCCTTCCCGTCCTTCCAGCTGGTGTCGGGCGGGCTCAGCCTGGCCTTCGGCGGATACTCGGAGCTCTGGAAGCTGCACCGGCGGGCGGCGCACGCCACGGTGCGCGCCTTCTCCACGGGCAGCCCCGCCACCCGCCGCCTGCTGGAGCGGCACCTGGTGGGCGAGGCGCGGGCGCTGGTGGCGCTGCTGGTGCGCGGCAGCGCCGGCGGCGCCTTCCTCGACCCCTCGCGCGTCCTGGTGGTGGCCGTGGCCAACGTGATGAGCGCCCTGTGCTTCGGCCGCCGCTACAGCCACGGCGACGGCGAGTTCCTGCGCATCGTGGGGCGCAACGAGCAGTTCGGGCGAGCGGTGGGCGCCGGCAGCCTGGTGGATGCGCTGCCCTGGCTCCAGCGCTTCCCCAGCCCCGTCCGCGCCGCCTACCGCGCCTTCCGCGACCTCAACCGCGACTTCTACGGCTTCGTCCGCGGCAAGTTCCTGCAGCACCAGCGCAGCCtgcgccccggggccgccccccgcGACATGATGGACGCCTTCATCCGCCTGCAGCGGGAGCAGCCGTGGCTGCAGCTCGAGCACGTGCCCGCCACCGTCACCGACATCTTCGGCGCCAGCCAGGACACCCTCTCCACCGCCCTGCAGtggctcctcatcttcctcatcaGGTATGTGCCGGTGGAGGCGGCAGCAAACTGGAGCGCCCGACCGGCCCGGGGTAGGGGGGACATGCGATCCCGCCCGAGGTGCGAGCGCCCGCCAGCCCCGGGGGACTGCGCCGCATGGGCAAAGGCGCTGCTGGGAGGGCTCCTGCCGCCGGCCCGAGCCAGCGCATGGAACTCCGGGTCCGGGCATAGCCGGGGACGCGGCCCCGGCAGGGACCCGCCGTCGGGTCGCGGGTCTGCGAGACCGGGCAGCGCCGGGTGCCCCAGCGGCCTCCGATTAACTAACACGGAAGCTCTGGGAAACCTGCCAGAAAGAGATAAGGaagtataaaagaaaataaatcccacCCTACTCAGGCGGTCGGGTTATGGTGCATAAGAAGAGGCTGGCAGAAAGGCAGCCGAGTAAAACCCGAAAGTAACAGATTTTAGCAGGTCAAGATCAAGGAGATCATAGGAACAGGATAACAACTGCTTAAGCGCGATAAAGAGTTCGTGCACCGCTTTACAAACCCGCTATTATGCTGAGCTGCCGCTGTGTGTGCCTTCCTTGCCATTGCGTGACTGGGCAAGGCAGACCCCTTGGGCAGCCGGCGGGAGCGCTGCCCTGGCACCGATCTGTTTGCCGGGGAAATGCAGAGAGGGAGGGTGGTTTAGGAGAAGGTGCCATTACACCGACTCTCTTGCCTATCCTCGCTTTTTCTTTCATCGCCTGCTTAATTTGTAGTCACATGGAAACATTATCTACTCAGTCGCTTCTtgaaaaacacacaaatatttaaCACTCCAGCTTAAGGGTGTGATGCCCCAGTGTTCACGTAACTTTTGGGTTTCTCCCAATTTCTCATGTTTGCCCAGCATTTGACATGAGAGTctgctgcaggagaaaaaagcaaagatgCAGAAGCCAAACTTGAATACTTTAAGCAGATTAAGGCTCCTGGGCAGAATGTATGCTTTTAGACAAGTAAAAGATGTATTAACATTTTGATCTTGTTTGGTTACTGTGTAGCCCTCCAAATTGTCCAGACTTCAAGACAGTTATCTTTAAATACATTATAGGGAAACATAATATGATATTAATTAGAAAATATCTTCTCAAACTAAAAGTTGGAACCTCATAAAGCCATTCTGATAATTTAataattgggattttttttctagtttagAAACCTGCAGACTTTCAAAGGTATGAAATGTGTCTAGTGATAAATTCCACGCTAACTTCTAAAAGTCACATACAGAGTTGGAAAATCAAATTCTTGTTCCCACAGAAAATGCAATGCTTAGAAGAGACAAGTAATTCTAActttagaattaattttcaaagttGGATCAGAATATTCAGTTTCAGCACACTTTAggttattgttattttttatgttGAGAATCAGTTACATGGGATATTAAAGGACAAACTGAACAACTCTAAAATTACACCAGTACATgggaagtttgttttttttctctaagtttTCAGCTGAGGTCTACACATTTAAACCCTGCTCAAACTGCATTATTCAGGATAGCGGTGAGATTCTGTGAAAAATGTTTGCAGCAAGGATTATttgtaagaaaaattatttgaaagtgTTATGTACGCACACACATCTTGCTTTAAATGACAGGTATCCGAAAGTGCAGGCTAAAATGCAAGAAGAAGTGGATAGGATTGTTGGAAGAGACCGTCTGCCATGTGTTGAAGATCAGCCTCACCTGCCCTACATCATGGCTTTCCTGTATGAATCCATGCGTTTCAGCAGCTTTGTGCCTGTGACTATCCCACACGCCACCACAACCAACACCTTCATCATGGGCTACCTCATTCCCAAGGACACTGTCATCTTTGTCAATCAGTGGTCAGTGAATCATGACCCAGCAAAATGGTCCAACCCAGAGGATTTTGATCCAACAAGATTCCTGGATGAGAATGGGTTCATCAATAAAGATCTCACTAGCAGCGTGATGATTTTCTCATTGGGAAAGCGTCGATGTATTGGAGAGGAGTTATCCAAGGTACAGCTCTTTCTCTTTACCTCCATACTGGTGCATCAGTGCAATTTTACTGCTAATCCAAATGAGGACCCTAAAATGGACTTTACCTATGGGCTGACCATTAAACCTAAGCCGTTCACTTTGAATGTTACGCTCCGAGATACGATGGAGTTGCTTGATCAGGCTGTCCAAAGACTGCAAGCAGAGAAAGCAGCCAGTGAAAGTCAGCTGTCAGCAAATGCTTAAGCAATAAACCTTGCATCTACAGATAatccccctctctctttttAGATTTATATAACTCATAGCTTGTTCTGGTGGTATTTTTGGTACATAGCCAATATTACATGCTataaaagcaggaagaaaagttGCACAAGGTATAATTCAAGTAATCTTTTTAATTCTAGAAGGAGAGCCAAGGGAACAATATATTAAATGATAAAACATATGCAATTTGAAAGtaagccttttcttttctagCTTGTTCACAGAAGTTGTCAATGTAAAGTGCTTTTTATCTACTGACTGGTTGGAGCATCTCCAGGAACTGTCTCTATAATCCTTTCCATGTCTCCATGCTCTCTGCCTTAACTCTAAGTTTGCCTTCAGTGACTCCACATTCAGAAGTGAAATcacttattaaaaaacaaacaaaaccagttgCTCAGAAAACTGCAGCCTGCTTCTGAATTTACTCTGCTGGAAACTACCATAGGCTCATGGCAACTCTGGTGTTCTGGCTGCTGGGATGTACATTAATGCCTCGATAATAAGTGTTCGCAGGATTTTTGGTAAAATGGCAATGTAAAGTCTTGCCTTCAGCTTTCCAAAGTGTTTACATAAATGCCTAAAACAATAAAAGTCTTGCTTGTAAGCATGTTTGAAACTAAAATTCATGTCTTACATGAAAATTAGTAGAATGTTCTACTATAGTAACTTTCCACAAAGTTTTGAAAGATCAGAATTTTTGTCACTAGATGGCAAGGGTGATACAAATCATATGCTAACCTGTTCATTAGCATATTTACGAACAAAGTAAGTATTTGAATGAGATTTATAAAGGTATAGCTgaactttttgtttctttaggaAGGAGTTAATACAGCTGTCCCTAAGCACATAGGTAAGTCTAGTAAAATCCACATTGGCCAAGATAGACAGAAGTGAGACTGGGGGggtttatattaaaatattattgccACAAGCTTCAAGCAAAGCACACAGCAAATAATACCTCTACTCACTAGTCATTCTGTTAGGTTGAGTTAAATAGTATATCTTAAAATCAACTATGTACTTTTAGCACAATTTGTTTGGAACAAAGTcccagaaggaaaataaacattacATGTCCTAATTAAAGTACCCATTAACTGAACAAAAAGTTCTTTTACAATATTTGTGAGGCAAagttcataatttttctttttaaacaccCCTTATTTTAAAGTAAAGCACACATGAAACTTTATGATGTGGAACCTCCAGCTAATCTTTGTTTCACAAAGCTGCAAATTTCTCTAGAAAGCAAACAGCCCTATGTAAATGCCTGATTTGAAAAGTGGTGGGCACTTCTTTGGAGCTGCAGATTGCCTTCAATTACATATGAAATCCATCAGACATGAGAGTTCCTCACATGACTTGCTGTGCTCAGCCAGGGTTACAGTTATCAGTACCAGATAAGGTATTAGCAGAGCTAGAAAAACAAGGTTACAGTGCTACACAGTGAAGTAGCTCTACTGAGACCTAAGCAAGTAAGGATTTGCACTGTGACTTCTGATAGATGGCCAGTCTCAGTGACGCTGGCAGTAGGGACAGAGCTCCTACTGGCACTGGGAAGAGCTGGCTTAACACAACCCCGATCTTACCTACAAGTTTGCTACTGATTTAAAAAGCCTGAATCAAGCCTGCAAGCACTGCTCTATAACCCCACACAGTACTAATGTACCTGCTTAAAGTCTCTGGCTTCGTATGGTATCTATTATCTGGTTTAGAGCTAAAAAAAGCTTTCTGCTACATACACATGAAGTGACCTCAGGTGTTTTTGTGAATTACATGCAAGTTTGTGATATCCCAGAACTTAGCCTATATCTGTGAAAAGCTTTATAAGATACTCAGCATTTTCATATGGAGATCTACATTAGATCAAATGCTAGCAtgacaatttttcttttacttttgtaAGTGCtgttattaaaagaaataaagtatGTAACCTATAGCTGAATCGCTATTCTAATGCAAGGATAATCaattcatattttaataaaaaatgtcttttgcaATTTTTTACCTTTCCAAAAGCTGTAACTATGCATTGGCTACTAGTGCAAAATCCATCCACACTGCTCAGGTCAGTCAAGAGGTTACATGCTATATAGCTGTTGGTCACATAAAGCCACATGTACTCTGCAAAGTTATTCAAATTTAGTAGCACCTATTTAGAATGTATGCAGTCATTTAGCAAGCTAAATTCTATGGTAGTTTTGAGATGTATCATTGTGTTcccaaaatattaaataaaattattcttacaCTACCCTGCTTAGTTTATATACAGCTTTCTAACATCAAGataaagaaacttaaaattattatttctgattTGGAAAGTATTATTCTTTTAGATATTTGTTCATATACTTTGCACCTTTTTACCATTCCTGGATTTTAAGGTTTTTCCTCCATGCTGCCCTTACAGTTCTCAGGTCTGTCGGCCTTACATACCTTGCCATCTGTTTTCAACTTCCTAATGCTCCTTGCTAAGAACATCCCCTGCTGTTTGCCTCAGCATTGATCTGAATTCTCCCGtgtcttctgcttttttctATTACCTGCAGGCTGAGGAGAAATTAACAATCTCCTCTGCTatgcccttccctctggcatTTAATTTTGCTTCCACCTTCCCTGTTTTCAAGCCCACAGactggttttcctttctttttccctcccatATATAGTGCTGGCATCTATATACTCCTGACACTGGAGCACTGACCAATTTGTGCTCTTTTAGCCTGGCTATATAGTCAAGAGTGCCAGGAATGGAAATCTCGGGGCCGAACAGGCCTTGACATGCCCTTGCAGAGCAACCTCTCACAAAATGAAGGCAATCCCATGGTGAAGGGTGGCTGTTACTGCAAATGTAAAGCATTTCTTAATGATGAAGTATCTTCCCCACCCCTTGGTCTTCTTTTCCTCAGTCTGCTACACAAGCCTGCCTGCTTTAGAGCTGTCTTAGAAATGACCATGCTTTCCCTAACCCCAAGGGAGTGGAACAAGATCCGTGTGAGACGGGAGGCTGAGCAGACTGATGAGCAGTAGTTTCCTTCTGATTTGAGATATTTTCAGCTGGAGTTTCTCCCTATGGGGGCAGGATCTAAGTTCAGGCTGAGTTGGTGAAATCAGGATCACAAGTTGAAGACAACTTAGGAAGTCCTCCTAGGAATTGCCAAGGGCCTGTGGAGTAGGTGTAGTGTCCAGAGataggctgtgcagtgtgtaGATGGCATGGGCTGGCCAGTGGGACAGCGCTGATTCACAGCAGGTGTCCCTGGGTAAAAGCCAAGAGTACCTCCCTCACCAACCTGTGACTGGGTCACCACAGCAATACTAGACAAATACAAGTTGCTCTTTCTTCATgaagaaaagcaggaggaatctAGGCAGCTGTATTCAAGGCAAGAGTTCTCCTTTAAAAGTCTTCTTGCTCAGGTTATAGTGATCTCAGTGGGTTGGGAAAGCCAAATGTCATCTAATGCTTGCTTTCTCTGTATATGTGCATACTCACACACTCAGCCTACCTCCCAGAATTCTAACATCCTTTATTCAGGTTGAGATAAGGtattaaaaaaccaaatcaaacacCATAAGAAGCAAAAAAGCCCGTAAGACCCCAAAACAGGAAGCCTGGACTTAAGCATACATTTCTTGCAGAGCCAGTAGCTGTCAGACCACCCCACTACATAACAAGGAAGGGGAGCAAGTATAACTATTAGTAGCTTACGGAGTTGATATGGGATATGTTTATTCCAGTCAAGTGTACCATTACATCCCTATGAACCCAATGGAAACTTGCTGGCTTCAGCAGGAGTTGGTTCAGAGCTGCTGAAATCCATACCAATAATACAAAAGACTCATCAGAGCCTGAGCGACAAGCACTGCTGtaaaggtgggggggggggggggggatgtcCAGGATCTATGCAACAGCTATTGGTACCGGCACAGTCATGGCTCAATGCAACTAAATGCAGTATCAGTCAGTTTTGCATCAGACCCAGTAGGTTTTGTGAGTTTCAGGGACTGATGCATAAGTCTGTCTGTAGGAAATCGTTTCAGAACATCCAACCAGAGCAGAGATTAGGCAATTGGGAACTCACATTTTACCTGAGAAAAGTTGAGGAATTAGCCTTGGAAAGTAAACAGTTAACATTTGCCTTTGCCACATCTTTAATTTGGTTAAACATTACTCTGATCTTTCATTTGCCCAAACAAATTCAGCTTGGGATGCCACTGAAAGTGAATCTGACTTTCTTAATGAATGAAGAGAAGGGCTGGATTCTGAATGGTACTGTTATTTTGGTGTACAGTACAACATGGACACAACGATTCAAGTTTCAACAACTTCTTTGCTGTTTACCACcctgcatttctgcagctgatttttttttcatgtttcagtCACTTGTACTCAGACCAGGCCAACTCACTTAAGTGTCAGGCGAAACAAGCTCAGTGTTAAGCACAGACTGTGGGACTCcgattcagtcaaagaaaagaaactgagtgtttctagccaggcagacacctgggaaagagctggagagaatgtaaataattctttatctctcttgttctcacactgtttatatttaagttctatcactgtgcgtcaagcgctctgcaccaatgctgtggattgttttcacttcagaaccaatggatttggcctttgtgaagctctgtataaaagagcagtgtattttgaataaatcggagttttactctcagcagccttctgagtgagtcttctcattcccatcctgcctcaacagcgacaacAGACAGTCTGGAACATTTAAGACATCTGCAGCTGATGCTTTGACAGCCCTTCTTTTGGGCTTTTTGGCAACTTTTCAGACAGCTTCATGAACTAAAAAATTTGTTGCTCGGTTAGTGTTGCCCTATCCTTCAATACTTAGAGCAGATCTTGCTCCAGCCTGAAAGCACAAAGTTGGGCTGCCCAAATCAGGAAAGATGTCTCAAGTCCCTGTGCTCTGGGTCTTTGCTGAATGTCTGGGGACAGCAATCCATCACTATAGTTAACTCAGGAGATACAGGATGCTCAGGCATTTCAAGTGCACATGGGTGGAGACAGGGAGGGGAGTGGATTCAGAGGGAACTCATTAACGGTGCATAAATCAACTGCTGAGCCATTTGCTGGAGTGGCTGAGAGCTGGCAGAGGAAAATATAT
This genomic window contains:
- the CYP1B1 gene encoding cytochrome P450 1B1, encoding MEAVCNSMALERLGEALRGMPPLQSSLLLLLCLLAAIHLGKLLLQHQQRRRQGQRRAPPGPFPWPLIGNAAQLGSAPHLSFARLASTYGAVFQLRLGRWPVVVLNGERAIRQALVRQGAAFAGRPPFPSFQLVSGGLSLAFGGYSELWKLHRRAAHATVRAFSTGSPATRRLLERHLVGEARALVALLVRGSAGGAFLDPSRVLVVAVANVMSALCFGRRYSHGDGEFLRIVGRNEQFGRAVGAGSLVDALPWLQRFPSPVRAAYRAFRDLNRDFYGFVRGKFLQHQRSLRPGAAPRDMMDAFIRLQREQPWLQLEHVPATVTDIFGASQDTLSTALQWLLIFLIRYPKVQAKMQEEVDRIVGRDRLPCVEDQPHLPYIMAFLYESMRFSSFVPVTIPHATTTNTFIMGYLIPKDTVIFVNQWSVNHDPAKWSNPEDFDPTRFLDENGFINKDLTSSVMIFSLGKRRCIGEELSKVQLFLFTSILVHQCNFTANPNEDPKMDFTYGLTIKPKPFTLNVTLRDTMELLDQAVQRLQAEKAASESQLSANA